The genomic region AATGTTAAAATCGCTAATCCCACTTGCTGCAAGCGTTTTAATAGGTCCAGCAGAAATAGCATTCACACGAATATTTTTCTTACCCAAATCATAGGCAAGATAACGCACACTAGATTCTAACGCAGCCTTTGCCACACCCATAATGTTGTAATTTGTCACATATTTCACACTGCCTAAGTAAGTAAGTGTGAGAATCGATGCGCCCGGATTTAGCAAAGGTGCGAGCTCGCGTGAAAGCTCGATGAGAGAATACACAGAGATTTCCATCGCCACATTGAAAGCCTCTTTGCTCGTGTCTAAAAAATCACCCTCTAACGCCTCTTTATTCGCAAATGCCACAGAATGCACGATAAAATCAAGATTCCCAAAATCTTTTTTAATGCTTTCAAAAAGCGCCTTAAAATGCTCTGGTTTAGACACATCTAATTCATACACAAAATCTTGAGAATCTAGCTCCTCTGCAATTGGGCGCACGCGCTTTTCTAAGGTTTCATTAAGGAATGTGAAAGCAAGCTCTGCGCCCTGCTCTTTGCACGCTTTGGCGATTCCATACGCGATTGACCGATTATTAGCCACGCCTACGATGAGACCTTTTTTACCCTTCATAATCATTGTTTGCTCCTTAAAGTATTTTTAGAATCCGCTTTTTTCAAGGCGGAATTATAAAAAAGCTTGGCTTAAAAGAAGCAAACTAGGGCAAAGTTTATGCGAAAGATTTTTTCATATCAATCACATAGTGGAATTTCGCTTTGCCGGTGGTGAGATTCTCATACGCTTCATCGATTTTATCAGTGGTGATGATTTCAACTTCAGGATAGATTTTGTGCTTGAGTGAAAAATCTAGCATTTCTTGCATCTCCTTCATACCACCAATAAGTGAGTCATAGCCTTTTTTACCTGCTTTAAAGATGAAAGCATCAGTATTGAGCGTTGGCATAGAATCTTGTGGTGGCGACCCACATTTCAAAAGCTCAACATATTGCGCTAAATCATAATTTGTCGGAATGGTTGAAATAATCAAATCAAAGCGTTCTCTGACTTCATTTGGATTAGTCGTTGTGTGGAGTTTTAGCACCCATTGCAAGAGCTCCTTTTCTTTTTTATTGTTTCTTGCAAACACGCTTACTTCTGCACCCATTTGCACTGCGTATTTTACCGCCTTGAGCCAAGCACCAAAGCCTACCACCGCTACTTTGCTATCTTTTTTCACCTTGCTAAATTTAAGCGGAGAAGAAGTCATAATGCCCGCGCAAAGCAAAGGTGCGACTTTATCAAGTGGTGCGTCTCTTGGGATAGTTACGGCAAATTTTTCGCTTACAACGATATTGCTTGAATACCCACCGCGCGTGATTTCATCATCGTGGAAGAAGTCTTTGCTATGTATAAGTAAATACGATTTTTTTATTATCGCAGAATTACTCTTGCCCATTGTTGCACATCTCGCATTCTCCGCAGGAATTTACCTACAACCCACACCTGCATAATCACCGACCTTGAATTTTTTCACATTTTTGCTCACGACTATCACACCCCCCGCGATTTCATGTCCGGGCACTAGCGGATAGGTCGTGCCTTCCCACTCGTCTTTGACATAGTGAATATCGCTGTGGCAAATGCCAGAAAACAGAAACTCTATAACAATGTCATTTGCGCCATTGGGTGACGAGAGAAAGTCATAGGTTTGAATTTTGACTTGTTTGAATCTACGCCAAAGCCTTTAGTGAGGATCTCTCCATTGCTAATGGTGTTTTTTATAAAATCTTGCTCGCCCTGTGCGTTTAAGGGCGAAAGGATTGTCCCGCACCCAAAGCTAATGCACTAAATTTCCTGCGGTTTTTACAAACTCTATTCTGTCTTTGTTTGTCGTATTTTTATCCTTTATTTTAAGACTGAAAAATAAAATTATAAAAATGACACTTAGTGCCTATCAAGGGGTTTTGTAAAAATAAGTTTAAACCATCAATTGTTAAACAATCATAGGCTTGTTGCAAAATTAGGTTATCTAAAAAATTTCCCCAAATTTTTTGCCCAGTAGGCTTGCCAAAAGAAAGCCAGCAAAGCGTATTTGAAAGTGGGTAACGCTGAATTCCTTTCACAAAATCAACACGCAAACTTGCTTTTTGCGCAAGCTTTTTTTAATGAGGATCATAGAGATATAGATGTAGTAACCAGTAGGTAAAATGCTTAAAAGCTGTATTTTGATAAATACTCAAAAGCGCGCTGCATTGGCACTTCGATAATTATCTTGCCATTTTCCATAAGTCAAGGAGGCGAGTTGCTGTAAGATAGGGATAGACTCTTGCAAATGCTCTATGCAACGGAAGCTTGTAATAATATCATATTGCCCCCCCCCCTAAGCTCATTTGAGAATCTATTTCATTAGTTGGTATCGTCTGCGCGTAGTCAAATTCCACTTCGCCTCCGCCGAGCTTACGCTCGCGCTCATACTCGACGTTTTTTGGTTGATAAGAATCTTGGATTCTATCACGCTGGTGGAATTTATAGATTCTGTTAATAGAGAGAGATTCTGTGTAAGCGGAATATTATGTTTTTCATAAATTGGCTTTACCTGCTCCTCTAACTCCACACCCATAACAGATTTTGCAAACTGCTTTGCTGGGATTAAAACCCACCATATCCACTACCAAAATCAAGCGAATTCTTGTCGATGAGATTACTTAACACAAAATCAAGCCGAGATTTATTAAAATATAAGCGTCATTGATGAGGTCGTTACGTTGTGTGAGTTTGTCAATTTCCTCTTGGTTGTGCATATTGCCCTGTGCATAAAACTCATCGCTTGTAGTTTGCTAGCTCAAAAACACCAAGCCACAAGATTCACATTCTAAAATATCTAAATTTGGGTTATCCCTTACCTTTCTATCTCTTTTGTGATTTTTCTCACTGCCACATAAATAACATTGTTTCATTTACACTCCTTTTATCAAAGCATTCTTAAAACATGCAATTATATAGCAAACCTCTATTCTTTACGAAAAATAAGAAGTAAAAAGTCGCTTAAACCGTTCTCATCAAGGACTTTTTGCACTTCATTAAAACACGCACAAAGCTTAGTGTATAAATCATTATTTTTGTGATAAGGGGCAAAAGCATGTATCAAATCCATAAAACCTTGACCAAAACACCACTTGCCTACAAGGCTAAATACCCCCCCCCCATATACCTTGCATTAGCCACTTGCAATAAAGATCTTTCACTAAAAATATTAAGATGAAATGGTGGAATCATATGGCGATACACACGAGTTGGCGAAACCATATTCGCAAAACTCGCTAAGCTTGGATGAGAAGGCACTTCAATAACCAAAAGCGCATCTTTTTTCATGTGTATCTTAAAAAACTCAATCACGCCTTTTGGATTTTGTAAATGCTCAATGACATTAAAAAAAGTGATGATATCAGCCTTTTTGATATTTGCCAACAAACTTTCATCACAATTTTGTATATCTAAGAATCCCTCCTGCACAGCATCCTTTTCTAACTTTTGATTAGAAAAATTAATTGCTTTTAGGTCAGATTCAAATCCTTTTATCTCATAGCCTAATCTCTTAGCAGCCCATAAAAGCTCTCCGCCTCCACTGCCAATATCAAGCCACAAACCTCTAGAGAAACAGAATCTTTGCGCTACTTCATCAATAAACTCAGCTTTTGGGGTTGCAATAAGAGCTTTTCTCTTCTCAAAAATTTCATCTGTAAGATACACCTCAAAAGAACTTTCGGCTCCGTCATTGGTATAAAGCTGTGTGAGATCTACAAGAGGATTTTTAAGATACAGATTCTCACAATCCTTGCATTGCACATATTTAAACCCATAAATGCTAGCAAACTCCTCACTATTAGCACTTTCACACATTGGACATTGTGTGAGGTTATATTTTTGCTTGTCTTTAAATTTACGCGCATTCTCAAAACCAAGCCTAATTTGATTTTCAATCCACTCTGGTGTGCGTGCAATAGCACTATTATTAAAAGACTTCCCGTATTTGGTATAGATTCTATCAGTAAGCTTCATCTCATCTCCTTTAACATTTCATTTGCCCTCATCAAATCCTCTTGGGTATTTATATCAATGCTTTCTTTTTCATCCATTACATATGGCACGCTTTTTGGGATTAAAAAACTTTTATATTTCTTAAAAGATTCTGTCTTTGCAATATAAATTGCTCCATTGCTCATAAAAACTTCAGGTAAAGCCTGACGAGGCATAAAAGGAAAAGTATTATTACAAATTCCCTTTAAGTCTCCATTTTTATCTAACATAAAAGCTTTTAGTATTTCATTATCAATAATCTTAACGCTAATCAAGCTTTTTGCATTTTCACTTTTAAATTTCTTAAAGGCTTCATCAATATGTTTATGTGTCCTAAATGGTGAAGTTGGTTGCAACAAAATAAGATTCTCAAACCCTTCAAAACAGCTTAAAGCGTGCAAAATTACACCATCACTTTTGGCATTATCTGTAGCAAGCTCTTTTGGTCTAAGCAAGGGCTTTATTCCACATTCTTCGGCATAAGCTAGATATTCTTGCGAATCACTACTTAAAACGACTTCATCTACACAAGCAGCTTGCTTAACTGCCTGAAAAGTATAATAAAGCAAGGGCTTATCACCCAACAATGCAAGATTTTTGTTTTTTATACCCTTTGAGCCAGCCCTTGCTGGGATTATAGCCAAAGTCATTATCTCCCTTTCTCTAAAACTACTTTATTAAACCTCAATTTAGCCATTAAGTTAAATAAGTTAAAAAGGCGGGATTCTAGCATATTTAAAATACAAAACACATCTAATCTTTACATAAAATCAAATCAATAAATTCTCTCACAGCGCCAAACCCACCATATTTTTGCAAATGAATTATATTTGGAATTTCTTTTACTTTCTTATGAGCATTTTTTGGACAAGCTTTTATGCCTACTTTCTCAAGCACATAAGCACAATTTATATCATCTCCTATGTAAGCAACTTGTGATAATTCTATATTTTCCCTAGCACAAATTTGCTTCAAAACTTGTAGCTTTTGTTCTGGACTTAAACCTAAATAGACATAATCTATCTGTAATTTTTTAGCACGATTTTTTACAAGCTCTGTATTTTCCCCACTAAGTAATGCCGTTTTTATACCTCTTTCTTTCAGCATCTCAAAGCCAAAACCATCAATAGTGTTAAATCTCTTTGCCTCAATTCCATTGTCAAAATAATACATTCCACCATCAGTAAGTGTGCCATCAACATCACTTGCAAAAAGCTTTATTTCACTAAAATTCATAGAAACTCTCCTACTTTGAAAGCGCTGCATAAGAATTTGCGCGATTTCAAAATCAAGTGGTTCATCTACTTCAATACCCTTATACTCTTCCATTTCTATAATCCCCACCTTACCACAAAGTCTATTTTTAAACCTTTTTATATTGCCAAAAGTATTAATATAAAACGCTCCATTCTCCATAAACAACCCCCTAAAATCTTGCCTACGCGCACGCTTTTTAATACTATAATTAAGCGTCTTACCATTCATATCCCAAAAAAATCTTTTCGTTCGCACACAGCTCAATACACTATCAAACTTAGAATCCTCAAAAAGATTAAGCCCATTATTAAAATCAAAGCTCTGAGTAAGTGGTGATGTAGCTTGAACAAGCATAAAGATATCATTGTCTTTGTAATGTGAATTTGCTATAAACTCAAGCATTGCCTTTTCAGTGCTAGAAGAATCTTCTGCATTTTTAGGATCTCTTTTATAGATTCTTGCCTTGCTGAAGCTAAAAGAGCGCACAACTTGCTCTATTTTTTCACAATCAGTAGCGACAACAACTTCATCAATCAAGGATTCTTGCAAAGCCTGCAGATTCCAAAAACACAAAGGTTTGCCACAAAATTCCTTAATATTTTTAAACCTAATACTTTTGCTACCACAACGTAAGGGGACAAATCCTATCTTTCTCATTGACTAGCCTCGATAACAACCAAATTTAAGCTTATTTCTTTGCTCTAATTCTATATCTAAAATCTCTTGTTTTTTTAGTCTAAGCGCTACATATGTTTCATTCAAGGCATTTACAAGTGCTTTAAGCTCATTTGGCTCTAAAGAGGCACTATGATCCGTTCCTTTCCATGTCTTATTTTTTGTAAAATGTCGTTCTATATAACTAGCCCCTAAAGTATAAGCAGCTATGTCAAGATTTATACCTAAGTGATGCCCTGAGTAAGCTATACTTTTTACCTTATCTTTATATTTCTTCTATAGAGCGCAAATCTCAAGCAAACACGCATCTTGAGCTTTGATGGGATAACCTGAAGTGCAGGCATAAAGCACGAGGTTATACGTTTTATGGTTTTCACTAAAAAGCTCTATAATTTTTTCTATTTCTTTTTGTGTGCTCATACCAAGACTTATATGGATTTCACCACTATAATCATCGCGTAAAATCTCCAAAAGTTCATAATTGGTATTACAACCTGATGGAACTTTTAAGAAAGGGGTGTTAAGTTCTATCATTTCTTTAGCTGAAGTGCTATCCCACACGGAAGTGCTATAAATTATCCCCACATTTTTAGCATATTCCTGCAATTCTTTATGTTGGGCTTTACTAAACTCTAAAAATTCCCTATGCTCTCCATAAGTTTTACCATAGGAATTTTTAGGATTCGGATGAGGAGCGTTATATTGAGCTTCATTCAAGAGTTCTTTTGGATTCCTTTTTTGAAACTTAACCACAAATGCACCAGCTTGCTTGGCTAAAACTATAAGCTCTTTTGCAATTTTTATATCACCTTTATGATTACAGCCAATTTCTGCTATAAGTTTTGGTTTTTCATATTTTTTCATTTTAACTCCTATTGTATTTATCTTCATATCTAGTGATATCATCCTCTCCAAAATAGCTACCAAGCTGCACCTCACATAAAATCAATTTGCTTTTTTTAGCAATATTTGTAACTCTATGTTTGCATCCTTTAGGAATATAAATATACGAACCAGCTCTAACTAAAAAATACGAATTTTCTAAAATCATCTCACCAACTCCACTAGCAACAATCCAGTGTTCCTCTCTTTTGTAATGCTTTTGCAAACTTATGCTTTGCTTAGCTTCTATTGTTATAACCTTTAATTGCATAAACCTTGTCAAAACAACACTCTTATAGAATCCCCAAGGACGAAAGAAAATTTCTTTTTCACTTTTATTTTTCTCCAAATTTTTAAATTTTGTTTTGGCTGAAAAATTTGCATTGTGTAATAAAAGCGTATGGAAATTATCCCTTGTTATAAAATTTATAAGTTTATTTTGAGAATCTAGAATTGGCACAATATTGATTTTTTCTATCTTAAAAACCTCACTCAATTTTTCTAAATTACATTCAGATTCTAAGATTGCACAAAAATCTTTTTGGATGATTTGCTCTACTTTTGCAAGTGGATTAAATTTTTTTCCACAAGAGATGATAAATCTTCTTATATCTCCATCGGCAACAATACCAAGCATTTTGTTATCTAAATCTATAACAAACACGACCTTAAATTTGTTGTTTTCTATTTTTTGTAGAGCTTTAAGAATTGTATCTTGTGAGAGAATTTGAAGTTTTTTCATTAAGCACTCCTTTTGCAAAAAGCTAAAGAGTTGCCTTTAAGAGATTTATAATTTAGATTTACCCCCCCCCTAGAGCTTATTTGATTAAATTTCTTTTGTGTCTGTATCTCAAAAAACGCTCCAGTTTTTAAAAGCATAGCAAATTGCTCATCACTTCTTTGCTGCGAAATATTTTCACTAGAATTTTTACTTAGATTTTTAAGTGATTTAATGGTTTTTAAAATAGTCTTTTTATCACTTGGGATATTTGTTACAAAAGTATTTTTAAGCCCACTACGCCCATTCTGTCTTGTACCTACATTTATTCCTTGTATGCCAAAAAATGGAGCTTCTTTAAGTATGCAAGAAGAATTTCCTATAATAAATTCAGCATTTTTAAGCAAAGCAATAAAATACTCAAAACGAATTGATGGAAAAAGCCTAAAATTAGGATTATTATTAAAGATTTCATAACTTTGCATAATAAATTCAAAGCCTAAATCATTGTTTGGATACACTACAATATAGTTTTTACCACTTTCTAGTAAAGCTTTACTGAAAGCTTTAGCTTGAGCTTTCATGGTGTCAAATTCGGTCGTAACTGGATGAAATATAACTATGGCATAATTCTCAAAGCTTATATCATAATAAGCCTTAGCAACCTCAAGACTTATCTTATTGTTTTGTAAAATATCTAAATCTGGAGAGCCTATAATAAAAATACTTTTTTTATCTTCACCTAGCTGAATAAGATTTGTTTTGGCATTGTCATCATTCACTAGGTGAATATGAGAAAGCTTTGATATAGCGTGCCTTAGGCTATCATCTATCGTTCCTGAGATTTCGCCCCCTTCAATATGAGCGACTAAAATATTATTTAAGCTTCCCACACTAGCAGCTGCTAAAGGCTCAATCCTATCTCCATGCACTATAATTAAGTCAGGTTCAAATTCAGTCACAAACCTAGAAAAACCATCAATTGTCGAAGCTAATGCCTTATCCATTTGATAATATCTATCGTGATTAATAAATTTATAAATATTTTTAAAACCCTCTTTTTCCACCTCGCCTAAAGTTGCTCCAAAATAGTGGCTCATATGCATTCCCGTTACAAAAACGAAAAGTTCAAAATTACTATCTTGCTCTACCTTGTGCATAAGCGACTTTAGCTTACCAAAATCAGCTCTAGTTCCGGTTACAAAAGCTATACGCTTTCTGTCTTTATGTTTTTGAGGGCATTTTGAAGAAGTAATCCTTGCTTTTTTCATTCAAAATCCTCCTTTTGAATCTGTCTGTTTGCTACTATATCTCTTAAAGCCCTTTTACCAAGAAGACTTTCATAGTGCTCTGCTCTTATCCCGCCTTTACCCGGACGTTTTACCCAGATATTATTAGGACTAAAAAATTCTCCTTTTTTAATAGGCTTTATACTCACTACACTTGCAAAGGCAAAATCTATGGTAACTTGTTCTTCTCTAGCCGCTTCTTTACTTGTATTATCACCTCTCATTATCCATACCCTTTGACTTTGCTCTATAAGCTCTTTTAGGGCATTTTCGTCCATCGAACACACTATGTCAGGACCAACTCTATCCATACTATCAGTAAAATGTCGCTCCAAAACACTTGCACCCAAAGCTACTGCGCCAAGACAAGCCAAATTACTTAAAGTATGATCGCTTAAACCAACAAGACAGCCAAACTCGCTCTCCATATCACACATAACTTTTAATCGCACCAAATTCTCTGGAGTCGGGTAAAGATTAGTTGTGTGCATGAGCACAAAAGGTATTTGAGCTTTTTTAAAAATCTCTACAGCTTTCCTAATGCTTTGAAGCGAATTCATACCGGTGCTTAAAATTATAGGTTTTTGAAAATTTGCAATATGTTTTAAAAGCGGGTAATTATTACACTCGCCAGAACCTATTTTATAGGCACTTACGCCCATATCTTCTAATCGATTAGCTCCAGCCCTACTAAAAGGGGTGCTAAGATACATAAGTCCCTTGCTTTCAGTATATTCCTTCAAAGCTCTTTCATCCTTTTCACTCAAAGCACATCTTTTCATAATCTCATAAATACTTATTCTGGCATTACCCGGAATTATACTTTTAGCCTCATCACTCATCTCATCTTCTATGATATGCGTTTGATGTTTGATAAGTTTTGCTCCAGCGCGAGATGCACTATCTACCATAAGCTTAGCAATCTCTAAAGAACCATTATGATTTATGCCAATTTCAGGCACTACCAACGGGGGATTAGACTTAGAGATAACGATCTTTGAAGTTAAATAAACATCAGTACTCATCAATTAAGCTCGCAAATCTTTGTTTCTGAAAATACCTTGAGCGCAAAATCCCTATTATCCACTCGCCAATCCTTCATTAAAAGACCTTTTGAATCTGGTTCTGAAAGCTTATTTATGAAAATTGCTATTTTCATGCTTTAGCTTTCAAGCATATTCGGACTTTGATTGTATCTTAAAAATCTTAAAATAAAACTTTTTTACTTTCTTCTTGCGAAGAATCCCACAAAATAGGGATTGTGCATTTATGAAAATAGCAATTTTCATAAATGTATTAAAGGAAGAAGTATGGAGACAACAGCCGTAGTGGTGGCAAGGAAAGGTTCTGTGCGCCTAAAATCAAAATCTATGCTTAAACTTGATGAGAAACAAACACTTATTGAGCGTAAAATCAAACAACTTCAACAATGCAAGCATATTCATCGTGTGGTTTTTGGAAGTGATTGCGAGATTATGCGCGAAGTAGCCAAAAATGCAGGCGCACAAATTGTAGAGCGTCCGCAGTATTATTGTGATGAAAGCAAAGCAAGCGCAAATGAAATGATAGCCAATATGCTCTCTTTGTTCCACACAGACATTGTAGTATGGGCACACTGCACAAATCCACTCATCACACCAGCTACTTATGACAAAGCCATAGAGACTTTTTTTGACAACCTTAAGCAATTTGACAGCCTACTTTCTGTTGTGGAACTCAAAGAGCATTTATGGAAAAGCGATAAATCTTGCGCTCTCAATTACAATCCATTCACACCCAAACATACACCGGCTAAAGAATTAGCACCACTTTATATGCAAGATGGCGGTATCTTTATCCAGCCCTACAAACAAATGAGGGCAAACAGCTACTTTTTTGGGAAAAAACCTTATTTGTTTGAAATCCCAAAAGATGAATTTTTGGACATTAATGAAATGCGTGATTATCTGCTTGCTAAGGCTCTTATACAAGCCTGTAAGGGGGGGGGGAAGGCTAGAACTCTTGCCATATTCCATTTTCAATGCTATCTTGCTCTTTTTGTATATTCAAAATGCAATACTTTCGATTCTCTTTTTAACAATATTTTATCACTCAAAATCAAGTCTAAAATAGTATCCACACAACTTTATAGCACATTCGCATTTTTAGAATCCAAGTTTCCACACCACACTTCTTTCAATAATCCCACACTCAATAAAGTAGCTGTATGAATAAAGTAACTCTACTTGATTGCACTTTGCGCGATGGCGGATATATTAACAATTGGGAATTTAAAGATTCTCAAATTACAAAAATCCTTTCCGCACTAGATTCCGCAAAAATCGACATTATAGAGTGTGGTTACCTCAACGACAAAATAGATAAAAGCTCTAACACGACACTTTTTAAAAATACACAAATCCTTAGCAAGTTTTTGCAAAATATCAAAACGCGAAAAGTTGCGATGATAAATCTTGGAGATTTTGATGTCAGCACACTTTCAGAAAGAAGCCAAACGCTCTTAGATGGTGTTCGTTTGTCTTTTCATAAAGAATACTTAGAATCTGCCTTAGATGTCGCAAAGATTCTCAAAGCTCTTGACTATGGGGTGTATTTTCAACCTATGATTACAAAACGTTATAATGATTTAGAATTCCTACATATGATTGAGAAAGTCAATAAAATAGGGCTTTCCGCACTTTATATCGTAGATAGTTTTGGCTCAATGAGCTTAAAGGAATTTACACGATATTGCGCCCTAGCAGAAAATAATCTTTGGCAAAATTGCGCACTTGGCTACCACTCCCATAATAATATGCAGCTTGCATTTTCAAATGCAATTTTTCTCTGCACACAAAATATAAAACGAGAAGTCATCATAGATTCTAGTATTTATGGGATTGGTAGAGGTGCTGGGAATCTCAATACTGAGTTAATTGCAGACTTTTGCAACAAAGAGTTTAATACACATTATGAGATAATGCCACTTTTAGACATTATTGACACACTCTTACAGAATCTAAGAGCCAAACATTTATGGGGATTTTCACCCGCTCAATACCTCTCCGCATCGCTTGATATACACCCAAACTACGCAAGCTACCTCACCCGTAGAAATGCCAATAAAATCACAATTTTAAAACAAATACTTGAGCAGATTCCAGAAGAGAAAAAATCAACCTTTGATAAAAAGCTCATACAAAAACTTCACGCAGATTTTTTGCTAAAGTGTGTTACACCAATCAAAAAAGAATTTTCTCTCTCAAAAGATAAAAAAGTTTTACTTATAGCCCCGGGCAAAAGCACTGATAAATATCAAGATATTATAAACCAAAAAATACAAAGCAATGAATATCACATAATAGCACTTAATCATATTTCAAAGTTTCCTTGTGATTATTATTTTTTCAGCAACCAAAAACGCTACGATGAATTTAGCACTTTTTTGCAGCCGCACAAAACACTCATTACAAATAATCTTAAAACACATATTCCTAGCAATGAGTTGAGAGGTGTTTTAGACTTTGCAAAGCTCGCGTTTATAGGAGACGAGTTTTTCTCAAATGTGAGCGTGATAATGCTAAATTTCTTAATTTTACAAGGTTTTAAAAGTGTAGAATTTGCCGGGCTTGATGGGTATAAGCTTGTGGAGGAAAATTATAGCTATGATGAA from Helicobacter himalayensis harbors:
- the fabI gene encoding enoyl-ACP reductase FabI, producing the protein MIMKGKKGLIVGVANNRSIAYGIAKACKEQGAELAFTFLNETLEKRVRPIAEELDSQDFVYELDVSKPEHFKALFESIKKDFGNLDFIVHSVAFANKEALEGDFLDTSKEAFNVAMEISVYSLIELSRELAPLLNPGASILTLTYLGSVKYVTNYNIMGVAKAALESSVRYLAYDLGKKNIRVNAISAGPIKTLAASGISDFNIMLKWNEANAPLRENVSITQVGNSAMYLLSELSSGVTGEIHYVDAGYNIMGMCATDEVDGRLVPRWELLK
- a CDS encoding class I SAM-dependent methyltransferase, with the protein product MKLTDRIYTKYGKSFNNSAIARTPEWIENQIRLGFENARKFKDKQKYNLTQCPMCESANSEEFASIYGFKYVQCKDCENLYLKNPLVDLTQLYTNDGAESSFEVYLTDEIFEKRKALIATPKAEFIDEVAQRFCFSRGLWLDIGSGGGELLWAAKRLGYEIKGFESDLKAINFSNQKLEKDAVQEGFLDIQNCDESLLANIKKADIITFFNVIEHLQNPKGVIEFFKIHMKKDALLVIEVPSHPSLASFANMVSPTRVYRHMIPPFHLNIFSERSLLQVANARYMGGGYLAL
- a CDS encoding cytidylyltransferase domain-containing protein — translated: MTLAIIPARAGSKGIKNKNLALLGDKPLLYYTFQAVKQAACVDEVVLSSDSQEYLAYAEECGIKPLLRPKELATDNAKSDGVILHALSCFEGFENLILLQPTSPFRTHKHIDEAFKKFKSENAKSLISVKIIDNEILKAFMLDKNGDLKGICNNTFPFMPRQALPEVFMSNGAIYIAKTESFKKYKSFLIPKSVPYVMDEKESIDINTQEDLMRANEMLKEMR
- a CDS encoding acylneuraminate cytidylyltransferase, with the protein product MRKIGFVPLRCGSKSIRFKNIKEFCGKPLCFWNLQALQESLIDEVVVATDCEKIEQVVRSFSFSKARIYKRDPKNAEDSSSTEKAMLEFIANSHYKDNDIFMLVQATSPLTQSFDFNNGLNLFEDSKFDSVLSCVRTKRFFWDMNGKTLNYSIKKRARRQDFRGLFMENGAFYINTFGNIKRFKNRLCGKVGIIEMEEYKGIEVDEPLDFEIAQILMQRFQSRRVSMNFSEIKLFASDVDGTLTDGGMYYFDNGIEAKRFNTIDGFGFEMLKERGIKTALLSGENTELVKNRAKKLQIDYVYLGLSPEQKLQVLKQICARENIELSQVAYIGDDINCAYVLEKVGIKACPKNAHKKVKEIPNIIHLQKYGGFGAVREFIDLILCKD
- a CDS encoding CBS domain-containing protein, which produces MKKLQILSQDTILKALQKIENNKFKVVFVIDLDNKMLGIVADGDIRRFIISCGKKFNPLAKVEQIIQKDFCAILESECNLEKLSEVFKIEKINIVPILDSQNKLINFITRDNFHTLLLHNANFSAKTKFKNLEKNKSEKEIFFRPWGFYKSVVLTRFMQLKVITIEAKQSISLQKHYKREEHWIVASGVGEMILENSYFLVRAGSYIYIPKGCKHRVTNIAKKSKLILCEVQLGSYFGEDDITRYEDKYNRS
- a CDS encoding N-acetylneuraminate synthase family protein, with the translated sequence MSTDVYLTSKIVISKSNPPLVVPEIGINHNGSLEIAKLMVDSASRAGAKLIKHQTHIIEDEMSDEAKSIIPGNARISIYEIMKRCALSEKDERALKEYTESKGLMYLSTPFSRAGANRLEDMGVSAYKIGSGECNNYPLLKHIANFQKPIILSTGMNSLQSIRKAVEIFKKAQIPFVLMHTTNLYPTPENLVRLKVMCDMESEFGCLVGLSDHTLSNLACLGAVALGASVLERHFTDSMDRVGPDIVCSMDENALKELIEQSQRVWIMRGDNTSKEAAREEQVTIDFAFASVVSIKPIKKGEFFSPNNIWVKRPGKGGIRAEHYESLLGKRALRDIVANRQIQKEDFE
- a CDS encoding cytidylyltransferase domain-containing protein translates to METTAVVVARKGSVRLKSKSMLKLDEKQTLIERKIKQLQQCKHIHRVVFGSDCEIMREVAKNAGAQIVERPQYYCDESKASANEMIANMLSLFHTDIVVWAHCTNPLITPATYDKAIETFFDNLKQFDSLLSVVELKEHLWKSDKSCALNYNPFTPKHTPAKELAPLYMQDGGIFIQPYKQMRANSYFFGKKPYLFEIPKDEFLDINEMRDYLLAKALIQACKGGGKARTLAIFHFQCYLALFVYSKCNTFDSLFNNILSLKIKSKIVSTQLYSTFAFLESKFPHHTSFNNPTLNKVAV
- a CDS encoding aldolase catalytic domain-containing protein; the encoded protein is MNKVTLLDCTLRDGGYINNWEFKDSQITKILSALDSAKIDIIECGYLNDKIDKSSNTTLFKNTQILSKFLQNIKTRKVAMINLGDFDVSTLSERSQTLLDGVRLSFHKEYLESALDVAKILKALDYGVYFQPMITKRYNDLEFLHMIEKVNKIGLSALYIVDSFGSMSLKEFTRYCALAENNLWQNCALGYHSHNNMQLAFSNAIFLCTQNIKREVIIDSSIYGIGRGAGNLNTELIADFCNKEFNTHYEIMPLLDIIDTLLQNLRAKHLWGFSPAQYLSASLDIHPNYASYLTRRNANKITILKQILEQIPEEKKSTFDKKLIQKLHADFLLKCVTPIKKEFSLSKDKKVLLIAPGKSTDKYQDIINQKIQSNEYHIIALNHISKFPCDYYFFSNQKRYDEFSTFLQPHKTLITNNLKTHIPSNELRGVLDFAKLAFIGDEFFSNVSVIMLNFLILQGFKSVEFAGLDGYKLVEENYSYDEYDVQITLENIQEQNTLIKNALHLLKPKITISFVTPSIFEENTFKGALENKISVNGGGG